One Caloenas nicobarica isolate bCalNic1 chromosome 31, bCalNic1.hap1, whole genome shotgun sequence genomic region harbors:
- the NES gene encoding nestin, whose translation MLSTESFAGARALGEESLQMWDLNKRLEAYLARVKFLEEENEVLRAEIQSAKGSPAGESWRARYEEELRALRDALDRAFREKCTAELARDNLYEEVQQVKSRCQKEQAARDEAKRQLALGRKELEEERRAQIWLKERAVQLEKEVEALLEVHEEEKAGLDQEIASFSQSLETFRCAPVAFQPVEVEDYSKRLSEIWRGAVETYKTEVSQLEGSLCQAKENLWKAVEDNQQSQLQLQHLEKDLAGLKARKEMLEENLARQWQEQRGEAEKFQLAMEALEQEKQSLRAQIAQVLEDRQQLMHLKMSLSLEVATYRTLLEAESTRLQMPAGEYKLANGLRDLKLEASSSSKLAPVSTEPRRLLPRDPRASPSGFPRAEGRGWPAKTQSDALTPKSHSPGARELPKIGSILHNTAPRAVGTAGERVAPSRPVPSLSQPGKAAPPLSPEPPSPVPRTPAGDGPAWPGGAGDELSQGKEHPPLGAAGDTQDTCRLRYPAQLVSEALEDALKEMKDDAQPKEEPTLSAEWAPQDARAPSPIFPVEACGWAPAPAADEAREGRAPSEGAGDGEAPGAEERAGDTVQQGLGAESSALQDGATSPSGPQLCGTAASQSAAVSWEEEMPTTPSPGEPEAVAQEGDMRGFSQAGTSWEEPEREKDNVETLSTETSHPWEDEEGRGAQTPCEEDNDFQGEGMDVRDGESPQREIESAVAVPVESHPVLPTERDVEDVALVEGEQEFEHQEMSACDMDQAAEEEMGQEPCPEQDPLSTPGAIPAEEASSGAEEEDVGGGEAPGRAESAEGEKGEAGGEALGAEDSWAGGAVGPGALGEESGAGEEPGDLQEKGFAEEELEQQEPEPELGDEPWSGEDDGDSQKPCPEEWEVTAEDTEGTLGAEEPAWVDDTPTSAEGLESEQKDRMSPAETEETQEDDEDAGSDGMSQQQPPVPETEPAPGLGRDGQEGTAEPPGQEGSREPAGAPEEPGELQDEDTNNKLSSELGQPECGSSGPAALQQVLGDGLESSESAEEDAEGAGEPEPAPAPGRSVELEDTLPDSTPLHLYEGEMLATATASQNPPVCEETTETAPASETAPEGEGWLEGREKPPPPTMLESCEEEAGMEAAPGAEEEEGYFIISAPKQEVSSSEEAEISEDFEEITAEATEANKDDLEAPREVSPVPEDKGHLEAFVGEADEEMKVPPEEPEMPKDEDEDDAGVFAAPPEEGPAAPEAGPGSPGAAGPLAGGPDEPAQGDTGTLKEPGHKEGSAAESDEELDGTIEPESDADRAETLPGCSLGLVGQEEEEEEEEEEEEEEDKRGTAHQDAAKPVPPAALQAQEVPVSPPPDPAEQMSDEQPPAEEEAPCGDSPAPVGDEDPPEAHPAPPGSVPQRGVFPEVSEESPDAADLSAKLPADVMKDSDILEIVEQALEYNQELVMGVRAAEGQQRDPSGTELPGDTEEDSSPASSSQEEPTVQEATVQEVTADAAPGTEGPVQAENGLHREASLEDLAEFTEEVLNGVAGVPPAQELPAESTDPSAAMPPQPPAPGDATATKLADATPLGKHGGADTVPVPSPLGDDVLCFMPEQPPACRLRAEQEPWSLGDE comes from the exons ATGCTGAGCACGGAAAGTTTCGCGGGGGCGAGAGCCCTGGGCGAGGAATCGCTGCAGATGTGGGACCTCAACAAGCGGCTGGAGGCGTACCTGGCCCGGGTGAAGTTCCTGGAGGAGGAGAACGAGGTGCTGCGAGCTGAAATCCAGAGCGCCAAGGGCAGCCCCGCCGGGGAGTCGTGGCGGGCGAGGTACGAGGAGGAGCTGCGAGCCCTGCGCGATGCGCTGGACCGAGCCTTCAGGGAGAAGTGCACGGCCGAGCTGGCCAGGGACAACCTCTACGAAGAGGTCCAGCAGGTCAAAAGCAGGTGCCAGAAGGAGCAGGCAGCCCGGGATGAAGCCAAGAGGCAGCTGGCCCTGGGCAgaaaggagctggaggaggagaggagagcacagatctggctgaaggagagagccgtgcagctggagaaggaggtggaAGCCTTGCTGGAGGTGCACGAGGAGGAGAAAGCGGGGCTGGACCAGGAGATCGCCAGCTTCTCGCAGAGCCTGGAGACTTTCCGCTGCGCGCCCGTGGCTTTCCAGCCGGTAGAGGTGGAGGATTATTCCAAGAGGCTCTCGGAGATCTGGAGAGGGGCGGTGGAGACCTATAAGACGGAGGTGTCGCAGCTGGAGGGTTCCCTCTGCCAGGCCAAGGAGAACCTCTGGAAGGCGGTGGAGGACAaccagcagagccagctccagctgcagcacctgGAGAAGGACCTGGCGGGGCTCAAAGCGCGGAAGGAGATGCTGGAGGAGAACCTGGCCCGGCAGTGGCAGGAGCAGCGGGGGGAGGCAGAGAAGTTCCAG CTGGCGATGGaggccctggagcaggagaagcagagcCTGCGGGCGCAGATCGCCCAGGTGCTGGAGGACCGGCAGCAGCTCATGCACCTCAAGATGTCCCTCAGCTTGGAAGTGGCGACCTACAG GACGCTGCTGGAAGCAGAGAGCACCCGCCTGCAGATGCCAGCCGGGGAATACAAGCTGGCAAATGGGTTGCGAG ATCTCAAGCTGgaggccagcagcagcagcaagctggCACCCGTGAGCACCGAGCCCAGGCGGCTGCTGCCCCGGGACCCCCGTGCCAGCCCCTCTGgcttccccagggcagaggggaggggATGGCCAGCAAAAACCCAAAGCGATGCCCTGACACCCAAAAGCCACAGCCCTGGCGCCAGGGAGCTCCCAAAAATTGGCTCCATCCTCCACAACACGGCGCCGCGGGCTGTCGGCACAGCCGGGGAGCGGGTAGCCCCCAGTCGCCCCGTGCCGAGCCTCTCACAGCCTGGCAAAGCTGCCCCCCCGCTCTCCCCggagccccccagccctgtgccgaGGACCCCAGCGGGAGACGGTCCTGCCtggccggggggagccggggatGAGCTGAGCCAGGGGAAGGAGCACCCTCCGCTTGGAGCCGCAGGGGACACGCAGGACACCTGCAGACTGCGGTACCCGGCCCAGCTGGTCAGCGAGGCGCTGGAGGATGCTCTCAAGGAGATGAAAGACGATGCTCAGCCCAAAGAGGAGCCGACACTCAGTGCTGAATGGGCCCCCCAGGACGCTCGTGCCCCCAGCCCTATTTTCCCCGTAGAGGCTTGTGGATGGGCCCCAGCACCCGCCGCAGATGAGGCCAGGGAAGGGCGAGCCCCCTCCGAGGGTGCCGGGGATGGGGAAGCCCCCGGAGCAGAGGagagggctggggacactgtgcAGCAGGGGCTGGGTGCGGAGAGCAGCGCCCTGCAGGACGGAGCCACCTCCCCATCCGGACCACAACTCTGCGGCACGGCCGCTTCCCAAAGCGCCGCGgtgagctgggaggaggagatgcCCACCACGCCGAGCCCAGGGGAACCAGAAGCGGTGGCCCAGGAAGGGGACATGAGGGGCTTCAGCCAGGCGGGCACCAGCTGGGAAGAGCCGGAGAGAGAGAAGGACAACGTGGAGACCCTGAGCACGGAGACATCGCACCCgtgggaggatgaggaggggagaggagcccagACCCCTTGCGAGGAGGACAACGATTTCCAGGGCGAAGGGATGGATGTTCGAGATGGGGAATCCCCGCAAAGGGAAATTGAAAGTGCCGTTGCTGTCCCCGTGGAAAGCCACCCGGTTTTGCCCACAGAAAGAGATGTGGAAGACGTGGCCCTTGTTGAGGGAGAGCAGGAGTTTGAGCATCAGGAAATGTCTGCGTGCGACATGGATCAGGCTGCCGAGGAGGAAATGGGGCAGGAGCCGTGCCCGGAGCAGGACCCCTTGAGCACCCCTGGGGCCATCCCGGCAGAAGAGGCTTCATCAGGGGCTGAAGAAGAAGATGTTGGGGGAGGTGAGgccccaggcagagcagagagtgctgagggagaaaagggagaggctggaggggaggcactgggagcagaAGATTcctgggcaggaggtgctgtGGGACCTGGAGCCCTGGGAGAGGAGAGCGGAGCTGGGGAGGAGCCTGGGGACCTGCAGGAAAAAGGCTTTgcagaagaggagctggagcagcaggaaccgGAGCCGGAGCTGGGAGACGAGCCTTGGAGTGGGGAGGACGATGGCGACAGCCAAAAGCCCTGTCCAGAGGAGTgggaggtgacagcagaggACACGGAGGGGACTCTGGGGGCAGAAGAGCCAGCCTGGGTGGATGACACCCCAACAAGCGCGGAAGGGCTGGAAAGTGAGCAGAAAGACCGCATGTCGCCAGCAGAGACGGAGGAAACCCAGGAAGACGATGAAGATGCTGGGAGTGACGGGatgagccagcagcagccaccagtGCCAGAGACGGAGccggccccagggctggggagggacgGGCAGGAGGGAACCGCAGAGCCCCCCGGGCAGGAGGGCAGCCGGGAGCCGGCTGGGGCTCCGGAGGAGCCGGGGGAGCTGCAGGACGAGGACACCAACAACAagctcagctcagagctggGACAGCCGGAATGCGGCAGCTCGGGCCCCGCGGCACTTCAGCAGGTGCTGGGTGATGGATTGGAGAGCAGCGAGTCGGCAGAGGAGGATGCCGAGGGAGCGGGAGAGCCGGAGCCGGCACCGGCGCCGGGCAGGAGCGTGGAGCTGGAGGACACGCTGCCGGACAGCACACCCTTGCACCTCTACGAAGGGGAGATGTTGGCCACGGCCACAGCCAGCCAAAACCCTCCAGTGTGCGAGGAGACCACAGAGACAGCCCCAGCATCCGAAACAGCTCCAGAGGGTGAAGGGTGGctggaagggagggaaaagccACCACCTCCCACCATGCTGGAGAGCTGTGAAGaggaggcagggatggaggcagccccgggggcagaggaggaggaaggctaTTTCATAATTTCTGCTCCCAAACAAGAAGTGTCCAGCTCTGAGGAAGCTGAGATCTCAGAGGACTTTGAAGAAATCACAGCTGAAGCAACCGAAGCCAACAAAGATGATCTGGAAGCTCCCAGAGAAGTGTCTCCGGTGCCAGAGGACAAAGGGCACTTGGAGGCCTTTGTTGGTGAAGCAGATGAAGAGATGAAGGTGCCTCCAGAAGAACCTGAGATGCCaaaggatgaggatgaggacgATGCTGGGGTGTTTGCTGCCCCGCCGGAGGAAGGTCCAGCTGCACCCGAGGCAGGTCCTGGctcccccggggctgcggggccgttAGCGGGAGGCCCTGATGAGCCAGCCCAGGGTGACACGGGCACACTCAAGGAACCTGGGCACAAAGAGGGCTCGGCTGCTGAATCGGACGAGGAGCTCGATGGAACGATCGAGCCGGAGAGTGATGCTGACAGAGCCGAAACGCTCCCAGgctgcagcctggggctggtggggcaggaggaggaggaggaagaggaggaagaggaggaggaagaggaggacaaGCGTGGCACAGCTCACCAGGACGCGGCCAAGCCTGTCCCTCCAGCAGCACTCCAGGCCCAGGAGGTGCCGGTTTCTCCACCACCTGACCCGGCGGAGCAGATGTCGGATGAGCAGCCGCCGGCAGAGGAGGAAGCGCCGTGCGGGGACAGCCCAGCCCCCGTTGGGGACGAGGACCCCCCCGAGGCCCACCCGGCCCCACCGGGCTCTGTGCCGCAGCGGGGCGTTTTTCCAGAGGTGAGTGAAGAAAGCCCAGATGCAGCTGAtctctctgcaaagctgccGGCAGACGTCATGAAAGACTCGGATATTTTGGAAATAGTGGAGCAAGCTCTGGAATACAACCAGGAGCTGGTGATGGGGGTGAGGGCGGCCGAGGGGCAGCAGCGGGACCCCAGCGGGACTGAGCTCCCCGGGGACACCGAGGAAGACTCATCACCCGCCTCGTCCAGCCAGGAGGAGCCAACGGTGCAGGAGGCGACGGTGCAGGAGGTGACGGCAGACGCGGCACCGGGGACGGAGGGTCCGGTTCAGGCAGAGAACGGGCTGCACCGGGAGGCCAGTCTGGAGGACCTGGCCGAATTCACGGAGGAGGTGCTGAACGGCGTCGCCGGTGTGCCACCGGCACAGGAGCTCCCCGCAGAGAGCACAGACCCCAGCGCGGCGATGCCAccgcagccccctgctcctGGAGATGCCACTGCCACCAAGCTGGCCGATGCCACCCCACTCGGTAAGCACGGTGGAGCCGACACTGTCCCCGTGCCATCCCCTCTGGGGGACGACGTCCTGTGCTTCATGCCCGAGCAGCCGCCGGCGTGCCGGCTGAGAGCCGAGCAGGAGCCCTGGTCCTTGGGGGACGAGTGA